Within Methanobrevibacter sp., the genomic segment GTATTGTAAATGTGGCCAGAAGTTGAGTGGTAGTGAACTCCACCAAAGTTTAATTTTTCACCAACAATTTCTTTGTTGACTTCTTCTTTCATTTTAAGACCTAAATATGCTATGAAAAACATATTTGAGTAAAATGCACCATAAATATCATTACTTCTAAAAAGACAGTGGATAGTTAATTCATTATTACGTACAACGCACTGTAAAAACTGAAGGCATGGGATATCTTCTCTTTCAGCATCGAGTTCTGGATCAATTGTAACTGCTACTGCACGATTTGAACCGGTCGCAGTCAATATTCTCTCTTTCATTGTGTTAAATTGATCAATATTGAAATGAGCAAAGATACGGTTAGGGTAAGTGTAGACAAATCCTTGGTCATCTGGGTTTTCTGCGGATTTTACATATTCATAAAGAGCATCACTTTTAATAGGACAACCGTCAATGTCAAATCTTCCGGATTTAATGTCATCCAACATCATTTGAGTAGTGTAATGTTGATATTTTGCTCTGAATTTTAAATCTAAAGGATCATCAATAATGTAAAAGTTTCCAAGACTTTCCACTAAATGATGATTGGAGTCCTTATAAGTTTCTTTTCCTTGTTTTAAAATTTTATCTACAAAATCTAAATAACATTGATTAATGGTTAGCATAATAACAGTCCTTAATATAAATTAATTTAATTTATGTTTTTAATATAATATAAATTA encodes:
- a CDS encoding thymidylate synthase, giving the protein MLTINQCYLDFVDKILKQGKETYKDSNHHLVESLGNFYIIDDPLDLKFRAKYQHYTTQMMLDDIKSGRFDIDGCPIKSDALYEYVKSAENPDDQGFVYTYPNRIFAHFNIDQFNTMKERILTATGSNRAVAVTIDPELDAEREDIPCLQFLQCVVRNNELTIHCLFRSNDIYGAFYSNMFFIAYLGLKMKEEVNKEIVGEKLNFGGVHYHSTSGHIYNT